One window from the genome of Deinococcus fonticola encodes:
- the ung gene encoding uracil-DNA glycosylase yields the protein MPEQPDLFGTARERKSLMPAGLPQSWQDALGGEFAAPYFHELKDFLVQERREHTIYPPAPDVFNALRYTPLENVKVLILGQDPYHRPGQAHGLSFSVRPGVPVPPSLRNIYKELREDIPGFTAPRHGYLRAWAEQGVLLLNAVLTVREGQANSHQGKGWETFTDAVIRAVNAREERVVFVLWGAYARKKAKLITGKQHVIIESAHPSPLSEAKFLGTRPFSKVNAALEEAGRGAIDWQLPAQVGE from the coding sequence ATGCCCGAACAACCCGATCTGTTTGGCACGGCCCGCGAACGCAAATCCCTGATGCCCGCCGGACTGCCCCAGAGCTGGCAGGACGCCCTGGGGGGCGAGTTTGCCGCCCCTTACTTCCACGAGCTGAAGGACTTTCTGGTGCAGGAACGCCGCGAGCACACCATCTACCCCCCGGCGCCTGACGTGTTCAACGCCCTGCGGTACACGCCGCTGGAGAACGTGAAAGTCCTGATTCTGGGGCAAGACCCTTACCACCGCCCCGGACAGGCGCACGGCCTCAGTTTCAGCGTGCGCCCCGGCGTCCCCGTTCCCCCCAGCCTGCGCAACATCTACAAGGAATTGCGTGAGGACATTCCCGGCTTCACCGCGCCCCGCCACGGCTATCTGCGCGCCTGGGCCGAACAGGGCGTGCTGCTGCTGAACGCCGTTCTGACCGTTCGCGAAGGCCAGGCGAACAGCCACCAGGGCAAAGGCTGGGAGACCTTCACCGATGCCGTCATTCGCGCCGTGAATGCCAGAGAGGAGCGCGTGGTTTTCGTTCTATGGGGCGCTTACGCCCGCAAGAAAGCCAAACTGATTACCGGTAAGCAGCACGTCATCATCGAGTCCGCGCACCCCAGTCCCCTCAGCGAAGCCAAATTCCTGGGCACGCGCCCCTTCAGCAAGGTCAACGCCGCCCTGGAAGAAGCCGGACGCGGCGCCATCGACTGGCAACTTCCCGCACAAGTCGGCGAGTGA